The following proteins are co-located in the Phragmites australis chromosome 10, lpPhrAust1.1, whole genome shotgun sequence genome:
- the LOC133883526 gene encoding protein NRT1/ PTR FAMILY 4.6-like isoform X1, producing MEDGARDVECWEGYVDWRNRPATRGRHGGMLAASFVLAVEMLENLAFLANASNLVTYLMGFMHYSPSQSATTVTNFMGTAFLLALLGGFLSDAFFTTYTIYLVSAFVEFMGLVILTIQARTPSLMPPQCAKAPGAAACEPVSGSDKAMLFAGLYLTALGVGGIKGSLPSHGAEQFDEHAPRGRMGRSTFFNYFVFCLSCGALIAVTFAVWVEDNKGWQWGFGISTIAILLSIPVFIAGSRLYRNKVPTGSPLTTIAKVILAASLARRGGAQSSSNGAVIDLAPSPTGSSELKDLYGKPGEICDEATEPSQELTFLNRAVRCQPRCAHLACTVQEVEDVKIVLMVLPIFFSTIMLNCCLAQLSTFSVEQAATMDTRVGRLTVPPASLPVFPVTFIILLAPVYDHVIIPFARRVKGTEMGISHLQRIGTGLVLSIVAMAVAAVVEVKRKNVAEDARMLDSAKPLPITFFWIAFQYLFLGSADLFTLAGLLEFFFSEAPSRMRSLATSLSWASLALGYYLSSVLVSIVNSATGRGGHQPWLQGASLNHYHLEMFYWVMCVLSTLNYLFFLFWAIRYKYRNAGVIKG from the exons ATG GAGGACGGAGCGCGGGATGTGGAGTGTTGGGAGGGGTACGTGGACTGGCGGAACCGGCCGGCAACGAGGGGCCGGCACGGGGGCATGCTCGCCGCCTCCTTCGTGCTCG CCGTGGAGATGCTGGAGAACCTGGCGTTCTTGGCTAACGCAAGCAATCTGGTGACGTACCTGATGGGGTTCATGCACTACTCGCCGTCTCAGTCGGCGACGACGGTGACCAACTTCATGGGCACGGCGTTCCTGCTCGCGCTCCTCGGCGGCTTCCTCTCCGACGCCTTCTTCACCACCTACACCATCTACCTCGTCAGCGCCTTCGTCGAGTTCATG GGGCTGGTGATCCTGACGATCCAGGCGCGGACGCCGTCGCTGATGCCGCCGCAGTGCGCCAAGGCTCCTGGCGCCGCGGCGTGCGAGCCGGTGTCGGGGTCCGATAAGGCGATGCTGTTCGCGGGGCTGTACCTCACGGCGCTGGGCGTGGGCGGGATAAAGGGCTCCCTGCCGTCGCACGGCGCGGAGCAGTTCGACGAGCACGCACCGCGGGGGCGAATGGGACGTTCCACCTTCTTCAACTACTTCGTCTTCTGCCTCTCCTGCGGCGCTCTCATTGCCGTCACCTTCGCCGTCTGGGTCGAGGACAACAAGGGCTGGCAGTGGGGGTTCGGCATCTCCACCATCGCCATTCTGCTCTCCATCCCGGTATTCATCGCCGGCTCCAGGCTCTACCGCAACAAGGTGCCCACGGGGAGCCCGCTCACTACCATTGCCAAGGTCATCCTTGCCGCCTCGCTCGCGCGCCGCGGGGGCGCACAGAGCTCCAGCAACGGCGCCGTCATCGACCTTGCGCCCAGCCCGACGGGGAGCAGTGAGTTAAAGGACCTGTACGGCAAGCCCGGGGAGATCTGCGACGAGGCAACCGAGCCATCGCAGGAGCTCACGTTTTTGAACCGCGCAGTGCGGTGCCAGCCGCGGTGCGCGCACCTGGCGTGCACGGTGCAGGAGGTGGAGGACGTCAAGATCGTGCTCATGGTGCTGCCCATCTTCTTCTCCACCATCATGCTCAACTGCTGCCTGGCGCAGCTGTCCACGTTCTCGGTCGAGCAGGCGGCGACGATGGACACGCGCGTGGGGAGGCTCACCGTGCCGCCGGCGTCGCTGCCGGTGTTCCCGGTCACGTTCATCATCCTCCTCGCGCCCGTGTACGACCACGTCATCATCCCGTTTGCGCGCCGCGTGAAGGGGACAGAGATGGGCATCAGCCACCTCCAGCGCATCGGGACCGGGCTGGTGCTCTCCATCGTCGCCATGGCGGTGGCCGCCGTCGTCGAGGTGAAGCGCAAGAACGTGGCTGAGGACGCTAGGATGCTGGACTCGGCGAAGCCGCTGCCCATCACCTTCTTCTGGATCGCGTTCCAGTACCTGTTCCTGGGGTCGGCGGACCTGTTCACGCTGGCGGGGCTGCTCGAGTTCTTCTTCAGCGAGGCACCGTCGCGGATGCGGTCGCTGGCGACGTCTCTTTCGTGGGCGTCGCTGGCGCTGGGGTACTACCTGAGCTCGGTGCTTGTGTCGATCGTGAACAGCGCGACGGGGCGCGGCGGGCACCAGCCGTGGCTGCAGGGGGCGAGCCTGAACCACTACCACCTAGAGATGTTCTACTGGGTCATGTGCGTGCTCAGCACGCTGAACTATCTCTTCTTCCTGTTCTGGGCCATCAGGTACAAGTACAGAAACGCAGGGGTCATCAAAGGGTAA
- the LOC133883526 gene encoding protein NRT1/ PTR FAMILY 4.6-like isoform X2, whose product MLENLAFLANASNLVTYLMGFMHYSPSQSATTVTNFMGTAFLLALLGGFLSDAFFTTYTIYLVSAFVEFMGLVILTIQARTPSLMPPQCAKAPGAAACEPVSGSDKAMLFAGLYLTALGVGGIKGSLPSHGAEQFDEHAPRGRMGRSTFFNYFVFCLSCGALIAVTFAVWVEDNKGWQWGFGISTIAILLSIPVFIAGSRLYRNKVPTGSPLTTIAKVILAASLARRGGAQSSSNGAVIDLAPSPTGSSELKDLYGKPGEICDEATEPSQELTFLNRAVRCQPRCAHLACTVQEVEDVKIVLMVLPIFFSTIMLNCCLAQLSTFSVEQAATMDTRVGRLTVPPASLPVFPVTFIILLAPVYDHVIIPFARRVKGTEMGISHLQRIGTGLVLSIVAMAVAAVVEVKRKNVAEDARMLDSAKPLPITFFWIAFQYLFLGSADLFTLAGLLEFFFSEAPSRMRSLATSLSWASLALGYYLSSVLVSIVNSATGRGGHQPWLQGASLNHYHLEMFYWVMCVLSTLNYLFFLFWAIRYKYRNAGVIKG is encoded by the exons ATGCTGGAGAACCTGGCGTTCTTGGCTAACGCAAGCAATCTGGTGACGTACCTGATGGGGTTCATGCACTACTCGCCGTCTCAGTCGGCGACGACGGTGACCAACTTCATGGGCACGGCGTTCCTGCTCGCGCTCCTCGGCGGCTTCCTCTCCGACGCCTTCTTCACCACCTACACCATCTACCTCGTCAGCGCCTTCGTCGAGTTCATG GGGCTGGTGATCCTGACGATCCAGGCGCGGACGCCGTCGCTGATGCCGCCGCAGTGCGCCAAGGCTCCTGGCGCCGCGGCGTGCGAGCCGGTGTCGGGGTCCGATAAGGCGATGCTGTTCGCGGGGCTGTACCTCACGGCGCTGGGCGTGGGCGGGATAAAGGGCTCCCTGCCGTCGCACGGCGCGGAGCAGTTCGACGAGCACGCACCGCGGGGGCGAATGGGACGTTCCACCTTCTTCAACTACTTCGTCTTCTGCCTCTCCTGCGGCGCTCTCATTGCCGTCACCTTCGCCGTCTGGGTCGAGGACAACAAGGGCTGGCAGTGGGGGTTCGGCATCTCCACCATCGCCATTCTGCTCTCCATCCCGGTATTCATCGCCGGCTCCAGGCTCTACCGCAACAAGGTGCCCACGGGGAGCCCGCTCACTACCATTGCCAAGGTCATCCTTGCCGCCTCGCTCGCGCGCCGCGGGGGCGCACAGAGCTCCAGCAACGGCGCCGTCATCGACCTTGCGCCCAGCCCGACGGGGAGCAGTGAGTTAAAGGACCTGTACGGCAAGCCCGGGGAGATCTGCGACGAGGCAACCGAGCCATCGCAGGAGCTCACGTTTTTGAACCGCGCAGTGCGGTGCCAGCCGCGGTGCGCGCACCTGGCGTGCACGGTGCAGGAGGTGGAGGACGTCAAGATCGTGCTCATGGTGCTGCCCATCTTCTTCTCCACCATCATGCTCAACTGCTGCCTGGCGCAGCTGTCCACGTTCTCGGTCGAGCAGGCGGCGACGATGGACACGCGCGTGGGGAGGCTCACCGTGCCGCCGGCGTCGCTGCCGGTGTTCCCGGTCACGTTCATCATCCTCCTCGCGCCCGTGTACGACCACGTCATCATCCCGTTTGCGCGCCGCGTGAAGGGGACAGAGATGGGCATCAGCCACCTCCAGCGCATCGGGACCGGGCTGGTGCTCTCCATCGTCGCCATGGCGGTGGCCGCCGTCGTCGAGGTGAAGCGCAAGAACGTGGCTGAGGACGCTAGGATGCTGGACTCGGCGAAGCCGCTGCCCATCACCTTCTTCTGGATCGCGTTCCAGTACCTGTTCCTGGGGTCGGCGGACCTGTTCACGCTGGCGGGGCTGCTCGAGTTCTTCTTCAGCGAGGCACCGTCGCGGATGCGGTCGCTGGCGACGTCTCTTTCGTGGGCGTCGCTGGCGCTGGGGTACTACCTGAGCTCGGTGCTTGTGTCGATCGTGAACAGCGCGACGGGGCGCGGCGGGCACCAGCCGTGGCTGCAGGGGGCGAGCCTGAACCACTACCACCTAGAGATGTTCTACTGGGTCATGTGCGTGCTCAGCACGCTGAACTATCTCTTCTTCCTGTTCTGGGCCATCAGGTACAAGTACAGAAACGCAGGGGTCATCAAAGGGTAA